The following nucleotide sequence is from Trifolium pratense cultivar HEN17-A07 linkage group LG2, ARS_RC_1.1, whole genome shotgun sequence.
ttctaattatatttacacatagtctaaaatataattaaagaaaactagtaacataaaatataattaattgaaaataaaagtagtcaaaataatttatggtaaaaaattaattatgtttagcTTAAATACACatggatgaatttcattggtgccacatcagcataaaacaactaccctcaatttatgtaaGGGTTGAGAAGTAGTCACCCTTGCTTAGATTTTTAAACATGAGTTATGTACAATTAAATTTTGTGAGCTAAGCGGTTTCTAATTTTGCATTGCAGCTTCATAATTTTTTCAGGCAGATAGTGGGACCATAACTTATAACACTTTAGTTTCAAAAACGACACCTCATTTATTTCTCATATTCATGTCCATGTGACATGTATGGGAAACTATAGTGTCCAATCCAACATAGAGAATAGAAATATTGCAAAGGATGGGGTTGTTGTGGTCCCTTTTTGCATGATTATTAACAATGTTAATTAATGTATGTGTTACTCTGACAAACGGGTAATTTTTCAAGCAGTTTCATAGTTTCACTTGTCGGATAAACTGCACACACTTTTTGGTCATTCCTTTCCATTCTAGCTTCTCCTCATAATCTCACATGGTATCCACTagtttcttttcattttcttttcaatgATAAAAAGATTGCATTGATAAAGTGTATGATCATAAAGTAATACATCAAATGCATACAAACACCAATATCAAACAAACAAGGGTCATTCAACTCTAAAAAAAACCAAGGGTCATTCAACTCTAGCCCAATTGACAACATAGTTATATCTCAATTCTCAAACACACCACCTAATAgtaggctttgtctaacatgctcAAATGAAGAAAGTTctccatggtgcacaagttagcaattatactataacgaatacgaattttataaaattcaccgttggattgaaagtttatatcgtatagatcatccataaaaaatttgaaaatcatttgatatgtcattGCGACCCATCAATATTAACGGTAGTCAATAAAAAACCataaccgttaatcttgatgagtctcaatcacatatcaaatgattttcaatttttttcaaattttttatcgatgatctatacgatataaacttttaatccaacggtggattttgtaaaattcgtattcattatagtATAATTGCTAACTTGTGCACCGTGGAAGACTTTTTTCACTTGTGCATATTAGACTTGCCCACTAATAGTAATGTAAAGAGTATTTCTTTTCCCGCTCTCCAATATTTCTTAGGTGTCCTATAAAATGATCAAAATACACCCTTCACTATTTAGGTGAATTCAATTTGTAGGTTGCATAACGACTATTGTAAAAATACGATCATTTTGTCACTCTCACCGACCATTTTCCCACCCCATAAAAGGTTTTGAAATAAACATGTTTCATTGGTTAACATGCGAACATTTTTTCTAGAGTtcgtgggaatggattgaacacgtacttgaaccccagggtacgtgATTCGAATCTCAcgaaaggcaaaaactccactagagaggggggtggagaagatcgtgaggtggctGTGCCGGGACCACCTAAGGTGGTGGGGCCTGcgctgttacaaaaaaatggTAGTgagaatggattgaacacgtactTGAACCCCAAGCTACGTGGTTcaattcccacggaaggcaaaagcTCCACTAGAGAGAGGGGTGGggaagatcgtgaggtggcagTGACGGGACCACCTAAGGTGGTGGGGCCTGGGCTGTTACAGTTCGCATGTTAGATATAGCGAACATTATGTGTATGAACCTTCAAACACAAACACACCACCACCAACTTTTTCCCCTCCAATCCAAACCCTAAAAACCACTCCATTTTTTACGAAAACATGTTTCCAACACACAATCCAAGCATCAAGGGACGCCACAGACATCACACTGAGTTGAATACAAATGTAATATCACTCTAAAACCTTCCTCATTTGCTTTGTCAAGCTTTTCGTTTCATCCATGTCAAAAAACTTTCACTGGTATAGTTCGCCAGTTATCTAGTGAACTACTATGGGAGAGTTTGCGAGTTAAGTAGCGAACCACTCTGATATTGCAATTGTTATGTTTTTcattactacctccgtccctaattataagaccctgtttgaccactgcacgtacgccaatgcacaattttaatcactaatatatttaattgtctactagtaaaaattataaaaatttaatattttgaaaatactcatcaaaacaaattgaacaagatcttatatgctataatatttacatttatattttattaaaaaaatacagtcaaaacaaggtaaataaaatagtatatttttgtcaaaaagaatCTTATAATTAGTGACATAAGTAGTAacttttttcaattattatGCTTGATGCAAAACCAAGTAATAGCTCTAAAATATGCATACTCTTTAGTAGGAGTTTTATGAATAAATGTTGCTTAAAGTGGAAATGTATTTTGGTTGATTATTAATAAGTTATCATATGAGCTTTAAGGGAGAGCTTCCTTTAAGAATGGATAGTAAATAATGATGGCAAAGGAGTTAAAATGCTGCATTATGGCAATTGTGGACATTACCAAAACCTTTTAGTGAGAAAAGCCAAGATCTAAgtgaaaaataacaaattttctaaaagatagtaaaagaaaataacacatctagtaaaataaaagtataataaATCTACGTAATAAAATAACACATctagttaaaataaaaatacaacaaatatagtaaaattaaaTCTACACTATTTCCGTTTACACGCCACTTCAGCTACACCGGCGCGGCCAACCTTCCTACATCAAATATGAAttgggataataataataataataataataataataataataatagagcgtagagactattatgtatGTAGGTTGATGACCACATTTCACGGGTCATGACTATGAGATATTAAGTCTATacataggtataaatattaggagtaatatttatactggattaacccaccatgagaatactacatagtatgttatgaaagtGTCGTAAGATACTCTCATAATGATAATAGTGTATATCATTCTTTCACCGAAATAACGTCGGTTAATGGACATTTGATGAAttatgctgagggacatgagtgtcCTAGATGATATTTGTCCCTCCTGCATAACAGGAGATGTCTTAGGCCTCTTGATGAAACATAAATGTAAAATTGCATGCCCATGCCGAATTTAGTCGATATAAGATATTTTACTTATTCGTTATTCAGTATGTTTCGGGatcaagaaatataaatattgaacTATACAAGGGTGACAATATCTacgccttgtgttcaatatagatatgaGAGGATAAATGAGTAATATATTGTACACATATATATTATCATGGAAATGTTTTTGATCATCTGTCATTCTTGTCACTTGGATAACATTGATgcgttgctagataccgctgactatttataatattaaaataagatTTAATGTTATTGTCAACGTGACAAGAACCTATATGGTGACACATAATAGAACGGTCAAAAGGCGAAATGTAACTAAGACTTATTGATAAAGTGCAGTTAAAAAGCCCTAATTAGTTAGCAAAGACTAATGGGCTTAATGAAGCCCAATAGTGATCACCTTGGCTTGCAGAACACACAAGTGatcctataaatagaacccttatGCTAAAATCATTGTTTGCTCATGTTTTTGaaagaaccaaattaaaaacgCACACTCTATCCATGAACAGAACTGTTCGTGTGGACGAGTAGAGACTTTGCTACGTTTGCTCAGCTTGTGTTCAAAACGTCTCTTCCTCAGTTCGAAAGGTAACAATATTATCACTGGTTCAATATAAGTTTATAATGATCcaagaaattaaaatcaaattttttaaattccgtTACATCTAATATATCGATTTCCCTTCATCACGGTCATGCCAGCTCCGGCAAAAGTCCTGGACGTTTCTGAAAAGCTCACCAGGTATATATCATGAATACTTTAAAATtggaatttattaaataaatttgatggTTAAATATGGTAGTATAAAATAAGAACCTAGTCCTTATTTAAAAATGTAGTGTAATGTAAACTCAACATTAATCCAATGGTATATGCTTCGTCATACCTCACAATTATTAATTCCTTAACAAAATTTCACTTCCCAATATAAGGGCAGCCTACCTTGGCCCCTTCTGGTATTGGTCTTGTAAGAGCTTGGAAGTGAGAGCTATAAAGTTAAAAAGTTTCAGAAACAAAATTAACTTGcctttttcaaaaacaattaaCACCTCTGTCTTTGTCTCCTCACAATTTTAATAATCTCTCTAGTTTTaagatatattaaaatattaatacatCTAATCTATAATATACGATACATTGTTACCGTTTcagttaatttttattatctTATTGTATTATGTTGGTTAACGTTCACTCCTATTTTGAcgaatatttttattaaaaaacatatatatgttGGAGAAGATTAATTAGATGAGTGTAACaaacaatgacaataattaCAATAAGGAAAAAACTATAGCTATAGTTCAGCTATAGGTactttgtatatatttttttggtacattaacTATAGCTATAGTTCAACTATAGGTACTTTTATATTTGAACTTTTGATAGATGATACTTTCTTATTTTATTACATCATTCATATATaaagtttattaataaaaaatacatatttatgtatactttttgtattttattccTCAATTTTTAAAGATGTTAAGTCTCAGTATATGTACTTAATTCCTTACACTGTGACCCTTTTATACTTCAAAGATCCTCTTTTCCATCTAGTTATTCCACAAACAAACTTCTCTCTTTCAACCTTCttcacctctctctctctctctctctctctctctctctctctctctctcccacCCTCTCTAAGGCTAATGCTTATTGTGTGATTTTCATTCTAATTTCTTCACTTAACCTTTTTCCATATAGCACTACTagcacttaaaaaaaaaaaaaaatagctcaAGCAATATAATTATTCTACAAAAAGTTACCAATTATGGGTAAGGAAAGGTATTGGGTTGGAAAATCTTCCAAAAAAAGTGTTATAgttgaagaaaatgaaacaagaacaacaacaccACCTAGTGGTTGCATGTGTGCTATTTTTCAATTCTTTGATTTTCATCCATTTCATTTTCCTAACTCCATAAATCATCAACAAGAAATCACTTCTTGCATCTCAAAACACCACACTACTACTTCTACTACTATTGTCCCAAAAGGTATATAATagtgttttaatgttttttttttactcaatgttataatgtttaattttttatttatttttttaaagtttttcaatcattttttttgttaaattttttaaacatgtTTTAAggtttaattacttttttttctttctttgtctTTTTTTCTGCTTTTGTTATAATGTTGTTTGTACAATTTCAGGTGCTGAAGCTCCTAGGAATAGCTTGGAATCTAATGATGGCATAGTTTCAGCTTCTctttcaaaagaagaaaattttaaaattccagtAAGTTTATTAATTACTTGTCActcttttttatctttttttttaaggatactTATTTTTGTATCCTACTTCTTTAAAATgttcactttattattatttttttatagaaatgttCACTTTATTATGGTATGAAGTAAGTATTATaagatgtaccaaaaaataaaaaagtaaatattataagtacatgtataaaaaaattatgcattgtATTAAATAGAAACAATTTAGCTGCTGGAAATATTTTcagttttaattttcttaaatttatgtttattttaaatttgtaacaaaaatattgGGATAGAGAagacttttaaaaataataaaaaaagtactTTGATctttaatttcaaatatttttgaaaacaatagaacttttttaaaaaagattaaaaGAAAATGGTGAGagatatattaaatcttttttagCAGCGCAATTTATTGTTCGTATACTTTTTTATTCATGTataattatcttatatataatatataattttaagtaaACTATTTaaagtgaaaatttaaaaataaacttggcaagtaatttctttttctatttttttctttctatttacGTTTGAGAGACAAATTTAATTTCAGTATTTTTAGTTCATTATTTCACACCAAGTTCTAGTTGGGTTTGTTTAAGTGAGTAAATGATGGTGTACTATAAagtaatgattttgattttgaccACTTATTGATTTTTGAAAATCCAGATgaatatacaaattaaaacaaaaaggAGCAATGGTGGTAATTTGACTGATTTGTCCTCAGAAATAAGCACTTCACCAGGAACAAAGACACCAACTTTAGTTGCAAGATTAATGGGCTTAGAACTTCTTCCAAATTCAAGCTCACCCTCTTTTTCTTCACCTCTTTCAACACCAAATTCTCTAGGGAAGAATAATATTATTCAACATCTTAACCAAGGTAGaacaaaccaacaaaaaattcaaaccaaaGCAAGAAATAGCATTGATAGTAGTGAAATTACAAGAATACCCTCATCTAGAAAATCAGATTTTTATCATCATAGACTCTCTCTTCAaatcaacaaagaaaataatcttgGTGATGAGGATTTTGAGATACCtagattttcattttcaaagagGAAAGTTGATGAGAATAATTGCAAAAGTCCAAGTCAACATGCAAAGCAAATTGTTAAACAAGTTGAGGAAAGTGTTGCTAGTAGAAAAGTTGGTCAAGACATTACCAACACTCTCAAAAGCAAGCAGGTGAACACTCTGATACCGTAAAATTTTATCATGTATAATGTcgaacatataatcatttaatattatgttattttttaatatttaattattttgaaatgaattttaattttaaattaattttatttttaggatATCTGTACTCAACAAAACTTCAGAGTATCGGATAATTTACCAACCAAAGATCAATTACAAGCAAGAGAAGAACTTTTAGGACAATTAAGAATCAAGAAATATCCTAAAACAACAACATTGAAAGATTCAAACCCTTCATCATGTTCACAAAGGATTAGATTCATAGAAAACAAACACAAGCCAAACACAACTTCAAAAGATCAAAACACAAAACCAAAGGCTTATGCATTGAAAGAAGAGCAAGAATCCAGGGACAAGAAATTGGTCCCAAAATGTAAGAAAGATACAAATGAAAAGTTTAGCTCAAGATTCAAAAGGCCACCACAAACATCAGATATAAACATTTGTCCAACATCAAATTCTAGAGCCAATGACATCAAAAGTAATGTCAAAAGCAAGAAAACACAGTCATTATCAAGCAATCTCCTCAACAACATCAATGTTGTCCAAAATGTTCTCTCTATTAAGA
It contains:
- the LOC123911435 gene encoding uncharacterized protein LOC123911435; its protein translation is MGKERYWVGKSSKKSVIVEENETRTTTPPSGCMCAIFQFFDFHPFHFPNSINHQQEITSCISKHHTTTSTTIVPKGAEAPRNSLESNDGIVSASLSKEENFKIPMNIQIKTKRSNGGNLTDLSSEISTSPGTKTPTLVARLMGLELLPNSSSPSFSSPLSTPNSLGKNNIIQHLNQGRTNQQKIQTKARNSIDSSEITRIPSSRKSDFYHHRLSLQINKENNLGDEDFEIPRFSFSKRKVDENNCKSPSQHAKQIVKQVEESVASRKVGQDITNTLKSKQDICTQQNFRVSDNLPTKDQLQAREELLGQLRIKKYPKTTTLKDSNPSSCSQRIRFIENKHKPNTTSKDQNTKPKAYALKEEQESRDKKLVPKCKKDTNEKFSSRFKRPPQTSDINICPTSNSRANDIKSNVKSKKTQSLSSNLLNNINVVQNVLSIKRVSSPLATKIHQKKSQVSETQCCSSQRYKQEGTTTLSTQETSTNVIEDKFNGVSTIETHKTEFQYITEILNKHVTTTTTKNVSFNTWFSPKHPLDPSIFNHLEHNFDNKDRNFTTKNHLGHRWNRKLMFDLVDEVLQEILKSKGGEKNLCFSQRFCNQLTITELMERVWKRVGEFPCAKCDVLDDIDNLIESEDMEKSIKDVGEEESEELVMEIEGSILDTLMHEIWL